Sequence from the Toxotes jaculatrix isolate fToxJac2 chromosome 24, fToxJac2.pri, whole genome shotgun sequence genome:
CCACCTCGTCTGAGTCCGGCTGCCCGGAGAGAAATCTGCGCTGGGATCCTTTAGAGTTCCTGCGTCTGGTCACCACGTGACTCTGCTCTACTTCATTCAGGCTTGCTACTGAGAGATCTCCAGtttcagcctgtctgtctgtgggactCAATTCAGCAGTAGCTGTGTCAGCCTGTCCTGTACTACCGGTCTCTGCAGGCCCAGGCAAGGTAAACACAGATTCCTCTGCAGGAAGAGGCGACGCCTCGATCACTGAAATCTCAGGTATGTCAGGTGCTTCTTGCGGCTTGTCTTTCTTGgagtgtctcctctctgtcccccATGTGTTCCCCATCTCACCTGAGCTGCTGTCCACCTCCTCTGCTACACCTGCAAACTCATAACACCGAGGCTTGTCTTCGACTTCAGGAGGGGGGTCTCGCGAAGCTCTCACCTGGCTGTCACTTCCGTAACCTGAGCCCGGTAGTGTTGCGTCTGCTCCGCGTGAACCTTCATTTAAAACTTGTTCCGGTTCCGTTCTTGTCAGTCTGGGGCTTTGCTGCTCCCTCACAGACCCGCGGAACCTCTTCCTCAGGTAGACATATTTAACCCCATTCACCGCCTTTACAAAAGCGATGTTGTTCACGTAGTTCTTAAATGTCTCCCGGACCGCCGCCTTCTTCTCCGGCTCCTCCGGGAACACGGCTTTAAAGTGCTCCGTTAAATCAGTGctcctcactctccctccccGCTCCCTCAAGAAGTCCAGAATGTCCTCTTGATAGCACTCTGTCGCCATTGGGGACATTTCCCCCCAGATTTGGATGTGTTCTACAAGGGTAAACGAGCAAAACAACACATACAGTCCCGCCGAACCGACAAATACCGGACTGCACACCGGATTATCCCCCCCGCGCGCAGAAACGTACACAGTAGAACCGTTACGATGCTGAGCGAGGATTAATGAGTGAGTGGAGCCGGTCTCTGCTCTGTATTTCTACCAGGCAGGCGTCTCCGCCTCCTAGCAACCGTCTGCAGGACACCCGCACAGCAGACCGGATCCTGAGGGGAACACGTGAAAATCATAATGCAAACTTTCTGAACTATATAAAACTATACAGAACTTTGTAAAGCCTGTAGAACTATATAAATCTATGTAACgctatatataattatataaaactATATGTAATTATATAAAACTGTACTAAACTATATAGAAGTATATGTAATACAAAACTACATATAACAATGTCCACAGGTGggactgtgtctgcaggtgagAATGCTAATGGGGGTCAGTACAAAGTCTGACAGATTCAGTGCGGACAGTCTTTATAGGAACCTGATGTCTCTTGGAAACAGTCAGTGTGCGATTAAAGCGTTGAGCTCAGCTTTAAGGCCATTCACATCCTTAACGGATGAAGAGTTAAAGCTGAGTCAACTCTTACTGTCATTGTTTCCTTTCAGAGGAACTTTAGGTCTCACTAGTTCTCAAGAAAGACATGTTGATAACTGTGATGGGACTGAGGTCAGTTTCAAGTCTGTGCATGTTGACATGTTAACAGATGTAAGAGATTCAAGGGAAATCAGGGAAACTGAGGGTAAAAGGTCCAAAGAACTGGTTCTAAAATCATACAACTTAAAAGGAACTTTGTTCTATGGTTCTACAGCAACCTTGATTCTCTTTTGTCCAGGTGGGAAACGTtcagaaatctgaaaaacatATCTTTAGAAACTGCTTTAATTCACTATGTGGTTGATATGTGGTGATGTGATACAGAAAACCCCTGCAGTCCTTCACAGAACTCTGGCAGGCATGCGATTCACTGGGATTATGTTTATGCCATCAAAAGGATAACTACAAGTACAACACAGAGTCCCTATTAGTCCAGTAGTATCTCTCCATGTATCTACAGTAGTTTTGTCCATTGGTTCCCATTCAGTTAGCATCATTGGTATTAGACTCACACCACAGATCAGGGTTTGcaaggtgacttttttttttattaaaacaacacTCACACTTCACATCCATCATCATTCACTAAACACAGGTCTCAGGTCAGTCGAAAAAGCGTGTCACTGTGCCGTTTGTTTCAAAGACTTCAGAGCTGGGAGGATGTTGTCTAGAGTGCTGACTCCTGGAAAAGGAAGGGTGAAAAACATTGTAAGAAAACCTAAAGCTACAGCAAAGGACATTAGTGGAGTCAAATCATAACAGAAATGATCTCAAGGctcttttcatatagagcaggttcAGAGCAAACTCTTTCAAATATGATCTACACAGACCCAACATTTCCCCTGAGATCagcacttggtgacagtggAGGGGAAAACTGAAGGGGGAAAAGGGGAGAGGggtagagggagggagaagggagtgagagagggagagacgggAAGAGGGAGAGTAGAGAGGAGCAAGAGTGAAAGAGGagtgagaaagagggggagagagggcaGAGAAAGGGACAGGGAGggagtgggggagagagaagtGGGGGGTGTTagtgagagcaggaggaaaaaacatAACTCAGTGCAGGTTCCACATAATGATGATAAAAGACTGCAGGTCTATAGCAGCTATAGACAATAGTAGGATtagtaataggactaataaccacacaaacaataacaatagtaGAACTAATGATAATatgactaataataataataataattaatgagactaaTAATGGGACAGTAGGTGGCCCACAGCTGTTGGCCCAGACTCTGCATTAAACAGCATGGGACATTGTTGTGTCTTACCCAGAATCTGGAACATGTCCATAATGAGGCCATGGAAAGCGGGAAAAAACTCCTCGTGCTGCTTCACTTTGACGATGAGACTGAAAAACAGGAGCCGAGGGTGAAACAGAACAGTCTGAATGACTGTAGAACTGCTCTAATCCTGACATGGCTTGGTCTCTGGTATTTCAAACAATATGCAAGTTCTATATATGTGAACCTTTCAATGTCCGCGTCTCTCAGCAGCTTGTGGAACCCAGCAGTTTGTCCTTTGGACGAGACCAGTCTGGCCACCTGGTTCACCACCTCAGCCGGAGgaacactgctgtctgacacGAAAATCATCATGAAAACGTCAACTGGACATCTTCGCTATTTCAAAATCTGCAAAGTAACATTTAGTGGGGTCCACCTTTGCACTAGCTACCTAAGTCCAGAATCTCTCGGATGTTCCTCATGGTGTTGGTCATCTCTCCCAGCCTGGTGTAGATCTGGTTCATACGCGGATAGACACCGCTGAGGGAGGTCACGTCAAACAGCTTTTGGAAGTGTGACACCATGGACGCCAGAGTGTATCGCGTGGGAGTCCTCGACACCTGGAGAACACACTTTCGAATTAGGAGGTTTCTATAGAGTCCAACCTGTCCAGGAGGATCTGAGAGGATTTTAGATATCCCGGCAGCATTTCAGACGGATTTTGCATCCTTCCATCTAACAGGACTTGATAAAGTAGCACAAAAGTGCTGCAAAATGCTACCTTGTCATCATCAGAAGAGGTGCTTTCAAGCATGGTGTCCACCAACATTATCATGTCCTCCACCTTCAGAGCATCTGCAGAATCATGGCCCTCGGACGGCTGCCACAGAACCAGTCTGGCAATCAGTTTAGTTAGACCTCGCTGCAGCTCCTAAACACACAATACTTTAAGAATGTAATTTAATACCAAAGCAGCAAAGGTATGAAAACCAGTAGAACCAGAAGAAGGCTGGTCCTGCTTGAAATGGGACAGTTGTAGGGCAATGACTCACATGTGACCTCAACCACCCTTGAAGTGTGAATTTCGCCACAAGTACCCAGATTCCCCACCAGTTGGTTAGAACTGAGGAAACCTTTCAGATGAGAggtcttcaagaacctcaagcaagtccagaTTGTGATGGGTATCTAAAGAtgttcttttttatatttttgaaacTGAAATTCATGCTTTTGGACTTTTAAAGACCTGCAAACAGTGTGTAAAGGCCTCAGGGCTGCTTATTCAGGGCTGACGTGAAAGTGTTTACCTTaagcaggtggagctgctggGCCCAGACCTCCAGCGTTGGGAGCAGACTACGAAACTCCGACAGCTCTAAACCAACAGAGGATGGTTCGTGTCTGTGCAGACATGATGGAGCGCTGGCATTAGCCACAACTGTGCTGATCTCGGTTAACAGCTGAAATAGCGGgggagaaatacagaaaaaaaaagtccttgaCAGTTATGTTTGAAGAAGTAGATTTCAGAAAACAACAAGGACCCAGAAGTCCTTGAGGGGTCCCAGTCGCAAAACTTACATGGTGATAGCGGGCACATAAACCGGCTTCCCTGGCTCGATCACTGATGTGCTCATGAACTGCAGTTGCGTTGTCTTCTTTAGGTAGTCTGCAAAGATGGTTGGTACTGTtcatgggttagggttagggttagggtactACCTGGGTCCCTTACCCAGGGTGACAAGGAGACATTAAAGCTAACCCTAATACAAAGGGCACAAACATGATTCTGGTTCCAGTCCCCTCATCAAACCCTGGGTACTTAGACCACCAGGTTAAACTCCAAAGACATTCAGTGCTCCTACCTTGTGTTATTGGGTTTGATTAATCCTTCCAAGCGAcgcagtttgtgtttgtagaaCTTCACTTCTTTGAGCGTCGGCctacacagaaaaatacaatCAACACTGATACCACAGCAAATGCACTTGTTTCGAGCAGGGTGAACGTACACACCTTGTTTCCAGTTCCTGCTTCAGGCGCTCAGCTTCCCGCTTTAGCTCTTCGATTTGACTTTTGCTTTCCTTCTGCTGGTCCCGATATGCCTTAGAAGAGACACAAAAGGTTTTATCTACATCGCTGTATCAGTGGAAGACATTTCAGAAAACTCAATCAGAGATTGTTGGATTACCTTGAGGATGGTTTGGAAAGATTGTGTAATACTGCTAGATGTCTTCTTCATTTGGTTTTGATGAGGTCCTGATAATTCTCCTTTAGCTGACCTGGGGTGAAAATAGACACCTTAATGCAAGCAGGAGCAACAAAGTTCTTTAGGATTGCATTTTTCTAGTCTACTATTCTCTGGCACTTTACCTGAGCTCATCCAGCAGCCGAGACATTTCGGTCTCATAGAAGTCAATCACATCCAGGACCCTGCACGTACAACATGGGGAAATTCAGCTTTTTCTATTCCATGTTAATTGGTGATTAAAACTGTTCAGGAAGTAGAACTCTTTAACAACCACAATGCCTCACTGTGTACGCACAAATACTATGCATGATGTGGTCCAATCAGAAACCAGAAATGCTCTTACTGCTggtctgctgcagagctgtctTGGCTGACTCTCTTACAGATGTGCTGGAAAGTCTGACTCCGGTGAGCTAAGTGACGCTCTTCTTCTTTGACGGTAAAATAAAGCTTCCTCTGAAGTTCagcttctttctccttctgcctCAACAGCTTCTGCTCCAGAACCTCACACAGTTTCTTGCGTGAGATAACAATTACACAGCCACATTTATAAATCACGCAGTTTATCATACATGTAAGCTTATGTAAGGCTCTTGACGTACTTGTGCttcttgtttttcctgctgaaGTTGCTGTGTCTGGCTGCGATGCTGGACAGCCTTGCAGAGGTAGCGGTCCTCCAGGTCCTGGACTCTGGTCTTCACACCTTCCAGCAGCCCCTCAAGCTCTGTGGCCCGTTGAGACTGAAGAGCCGCTCGACTCATGTGCTCCTGAACCTCCTctctggaaacacaaacagaaaagggTCATTCTCACAGAGCACCTTTTATTTACACCTGCTTCTTCCTTCTTAAGGTGGACAGGACTGGGTCCATGATGTCTGGTTTTTGGACAGAGCccagctgaaaacaaaagacTCATCTTTGGTGCAACAGATCAGGGACAAAAAATTGAGCTCCCCTTTCTTCTGTGTCCCTGATATGAAACTTGATTGATTGAAAGAGGATTAGGGCCAcgtgtgaggaaaaaaaaaattagaattcCGAATTCCGGGAATAAAGTCGgaattctgagattaaagtTAGAATTCTGACTTAAAAAGTCTGAACGTATTTCACCTGTTCTCAGATCTCTGCAGAATCAGTTTTAAAATTCCGCTACTGGTCTACAAAGCTGTAAAATACCTTTGAGCTCAGGTCTAAGACCTCTCAGGTCCACATCCAGTGTCCTGTCCTTGTTCTAACTCTACAGCAGGGGGAGCCTAAGGATCTGAGCGAGGCCCCCCCCATAATGAACACTTTCAAAAGCAGGTTAGAAACTTGACACGCCAGTCTAtgtcttagtgtgtgtgttttgaaggtGCCCACCCAGATTTGTCTTGGTATGCCTGACAACCACCCCAACACTGGTCTGTGATCACCACCTGGCTGCGGTCCAGCTTCAAGGTTTACACTTCATACCTGTAATGAGCTAGAAGGCTCATTGAGTATCTCCGGGATACCCATCTGATGCTGATAAGATTGGATAACAGCGGGACAGGTGGTCGCCACAACAATGCATATACATTATTAAACAGATGTGTGGATGCAAAACACCCACGGCTTCTA
This genomic interval carries:
- the cep70 gene encoding centrosomal protein of 70 kDa isoform X1, producing MDIRPNYFLQWRNKTYVYLWTYRQFQQEQVEWDDVNKLLQHHGFKPVHFTDPVENKNLSDLVLLDKRSAGEIRTTLRTMLTDSERRQALIQELVKSNNQLKEEVQEHMSRAALQSQRATELEGLLEGVKTRVQDLEDRYLCKAVQHRSQTQQLQQEKQEAQKLCEVLEQKLLRQKEKEAELQRKLYFTVKEEERHLAHRSQTFQHICKRVSQDSSAADQQVLDVIDFYETEMSRLLDELRSAKGELSGPHQNQMKKTSSSITQSFQTILKAYRDQQKESKSQIEELKREAERLKQELETRPTLKEVKFYKHKLRRLEGLIKPNNTSTNHLCRLPKEDNATAVHEHISDRAREAGLCARYHHLLTEISTVVANASAPSCLHRHEPSSVGLELSEFRSLLPTLEVWAQQLHLLKELQRGLTKLIARLVLWQPSEGHDSADALKVEDMIMLVDTMLESTSSDDDKVSRTPTRYTLASMVSHFQKLFDVTSLSGVYPRMNQIYTRLGEMTNTMRNIREILDLDSSVPPAEVVNQVARLVSSKGQTAGFHKLLRDADIESLIVKVKQHEEFFPAFHGLIMDMFQILGVSTLDNILPALKSLKQTAQ
- the cep70 gene encoding centrosomal protein of 70 kDa isoform X5, whose translation is MDIRPNYFLQWRNKTYVYLWTYRQFQQEQVEWDDVNKLLQHHGFKPVHFTDPVENKNLSDLVLLDKRSAGEIRTTLRTMLTDSERRQALIQELVKSNNQLKEEVQEHMSRAALQSQRATELEGLLEGVKTRVQDLEDRYLCKAVQHRSQTQQLQQEKQEAQKLCEVLEQKLLRQKEKEAELQRKLYFTVKEEERHLAHRSQTFQHICKRVSQDSSAADQQVLDVIDFYETEMSRLLDELRSAKGELSGPHQNQMKKTSSSITQSFQTILKAYRDQQKESKSQIEELKREAERLKQELETRPTLKEVKFYKHKLRRLEGLIKPNNTSTNHLCRLPKEDNATAVHEHISDRAREAGLCARYHHLLTEISTVVANASAPSCLHRHEPSSVGLELSEFRSLLPTLEVWAQQLHLLKELQRGLTKLIARLVLWQPSEGHDSADALKVEDMIMLVDTMLESTSSDDDKVSRTPTRYTLASMVSHFQKLFDVTSLSGVYPRMNQIYTRLGEMTNTMRNIREILDLGS
- the cep70 gene encoding centrosomal protein of 70 kDa isoform X4, whose amino-acid sequence is MEQQEQVEWDDVNKLLQHHGFKPVHFTDPVENKNLSDLVLLDKRSAGEIRTTLRTMLTDSERRQALIQELVKSNNQLKEEVQEHMSRAALQSQRATELEGLLEGVKTRVQDLEDRYLCKAVQHRSQTQQLQQEKQEAQKLCEVLEQKLLRQKEKEAELQRKLYFTVKEEERHLAHRSQTFQHICKRVSQDSSAADQQVLDVIDFYETEMSRLLDELRSAKGELSGPHQNQMKKTSSSITQSFQTILKAYRDQQKESKSQIEELKREAERLKQELETRPTLKEVKFYKHKLRRLEGLIKPNNTSTNHLCRLPKEDNATAVHEHISDRAREAGLCARYHHLLTEISTVVANASAPSCLHRHEPSSVGLELSEFRSLLPTLEVWAQQLHLLKELQRGLTKLIARLVLWQPSEGHDSADALKVEDMIMLVDTMLESTSSDDDKVSRTPTRYTLASMVSHFQKLFDVTSLSGVYPRMNQIYTRLGEMTNTMRNIREILDLDSSVPPAEVVNQVARLVSSKGQTAGFHKLLRDADIESLIVKVKQHEEFFPAFHGLIMDMFQILGVSTLDNILPALKSLKQTAQ
- the cep70 gene encoding centrosomal protein of 70 kDa isoform X3, which gives rise to MDIRPNYFLQWRNKTYVYLWTYRQFQQEQVEWDDVNKLLQHHGFKPVHFTDPVENKNLSDLVLLDKRSAGEIRTTLRTMLTDSERRQALIQELVKSNNQLKEEVQEHMSRAALQSQRATELEGLLEGVKTRVQDLEDRYLCKAVQHRSQTQQLQQEKQEAQKLCEVLEQKLLRQKEKEAELQRKLYFTVKEEERHLAHRSQTFQHICKRVSQDSSAADQQVLDVIDFYETEMSRLLDELRSAKGELSGPHQNQMKKTSSSITQSFQTILKAYRDQQKESKSQIEELKREAERLKQELETRPTLKEVKFYKHKLRRLEGLIKPNNTSTNHLCRLPKEDNATAVHEHISDRAREAGLCARYHHLLTEISTVVANASAPSCLHRHEPSSVGLELSEFRSLLPTLEVWAQQLHLLKPSEGHDSADALKVEDMIMLVDTMLESTSSDDDKVSRTPTRYTLASMVSHFQKLFDVTSLSGVYPRMNQIYTRLGEMTNTMRNIREILDLDSSVPPAEVVNQVARLVSSKGQTAGFHKLLRDADIESLIVKVKQHEEFFPAFHGLIMDMFQILGVSTLDNILPALKSLKQTAQ
- the cep70 gene encoding centrosomal protein of 70 kDa isoform X2 — its product is MDIRPNYFLQWRNKTYVYLWTYRQFQQEQVEWDDVNKLLQHHGFKPVHFTDPVENKNLSDLVLLDKRSAGEIRTTLRTMLTDSERRQALIQELVKSNNQLKEEVQEHMSRAALQSQRATELEGLLEGVKTRVQDLEDRYLCKAVQHRSQTQQLQQEKQEAQKLCEVLEQKLLRQKEKEAELQRKLYFTVKEEERHLAHRSQTFQHICKRVSQDSSAADQQVLDVIDFYETEMSRLLDELRSAKGELSGPHQNQMKKTSSSITQSFQTILKAYRDQQKESKSQIEELKREAERLKQELETRPTLKEVKFYKHKLRRLEGLIKPNNTRLPKEDNATAVHEHISDRAREAGLCARYHHLLTEISTVVANASAPSCLHRHEPSSVGLELSEFRSLLPTLEVWAQQLHLLKELQRGLTKLIARLVLWQPSEGHDSADALKVEDMIMLVDTMLESTSSDDDKVSRTPTRYTLASMVSHFQKLFDVTSLSGVYPRMNQIYTRLGEMTNTMRNIREILDLDSSVPPAEVVNQVARLVSSKGQTAGFHKLLRDADIESLIVKVKQHEEFFPAFHGLIMDMFQILGVSTLDNILPALKSLKQTAQ